One stretch of Rosistilla oblonga DNA includes these proteins:
- a CDS encoding efflux RND transporter permease subunit encodes MLSNLFYRNRRLLCLAVGLIFVAGLSSYSVLPRAEDPELTPRFAIVNTVVPGFNATRVEALVTERVEQAIREIDEVKEITSSSRAGVSTIGIELNANVYAVDEVWSRVRDKIDAVAHELPAGTLDPVFEKVKIKANAMLVGITWQRGGDPNYSLLRRLAKQLKEQLERIAGTESVDLYGAPDEEFLVTVKPEELAALKLTASDIADQLARSDAKVSAGQLRGASSDLLMGIDNELDSERRIAGMPIRTSDDGPVVQLGDVAEIQRDVVRPLTNVAVIDRLDAVVLGIRVRSEYQIGPWNRDVTGRLAEFESSLPPGIGIDKLFDQNDYVDKRLAGLGQNLLLGCLAVFLITFLMMGLRNALVVSFSLPLSSMMVLAGMRLLEIPIHQISITGLIISLGLLIDNAIVVVDETSHRIRAGSAPADAVAAAVKHLLVPLFGSTLTTALSFAPIAIMRGPDGEFVGAIGVSVILAIASSFLLAVTIIPALAAMGRVRPDRSHWFAWFDRGLTIKPLAAAYRSLLQMSLAVPALGIALGLVAPILGFLMVGSLPIQFFPPADRDQVYIDLELNAHASIHNTRDTARRLTETLTAHPAVDAVHWFLGESAPTFYYNVVRSRRNLPSYGQAIVKLRTDVATPEIIHDLQALVDNRCPFARVLVRQLEQGAGFDAPVEVRVLGPDLDQLRRLGTEFRDLLVSTPGVIHSRVQLDEAVPKVAFSIDEAEARIAGLSHEAIANQLQTTLEGSTGGAVVETTEQLPVRVRAGNKRRSSMSEIASINLLASQPGRSGSSIPISAIATIGLEADSAEIPRLDGQRMNEIQGFIPAGMLPSTVIDDFKRRIATANIPLPVGYSISFGGEEKTRNTAVDNLMASVVVIVVMMVAAMVLTFGSFRLAALIFVVAGLSFGISHLAVWISGYPFGFMAIVGTMGLVGVAINDSIVVLAAIRREPTARTGDLDALVDVVMRSTRHVTATTLTTIAGFTPLFLAGGGFWPPLAITIAGGVGGATLIALFFVPAVYVLIAAAQEQPEISPSIEAT; translated from the coding sequence ATGCTCTCCAACCTCTTCTACCGGAATCGACGACTGCTGTGTCTGGCGGTGGGGCTGATCTTTGTCGCCGGGCTCTCATCGTACAGCGTCCTGCCGCGGGCCGAGGATCCTGAACTGACGCCACGCTTTGCGATCGTGAACACCGTCGTGCCAGGCTTCAACGCGACCCGTGTCGAAGCGTTGGTGACCGAACGCGTCGAACAAGCGATTCGCGAGATCGATGAGGTCAAAGAAATCACGTCGTCCAGCCGCGCCGGGGTTTCGACAATCGGTATCGAACTCAACGCCAACGTCTACGCTGTCGATGAGGTTTGGTCGCGGGTCCGCGACAAGATCGACGCGGTGGCCCACGAATTACCCGCCGGAACGCTCGACCCTGTCTTCGAAAAGGTCAAGATCAAGGCGAACGCGATGCTCGTTGGGATCACTTGGCAACGCGGCGGAGATCCGAATTATTCGCTGTTGCGTAGACTGGCCAAACAACTGAAGGAACAACTCGAACGCATCGCCGGAACCGAGTCGGTCGATCTGTATGGAGCTCCCGACGAAGAGTTCTTGGTGACGGTTAAACCGGAAGAGTTGGCGGCGTTGAAGTTGACGGCCAGCGATATCGCCGACCAATTGGCCCGCAGCGACGCCAAGGTTTCAGCCGGCCAGTTGCGCGGCGCCAGCAGCGATCTATTGATGGGGATCGACAACGAACTCGATTCCGAACGTCGAATCGCCGGGATGCCGATCCGGACCTCCGACGACGGACCGGTCGTGCAATTGGGCGATGTCGCGGAGATCCAACGCGATGTCGTCCGTCCGCTGACAAACGTGGCGGTGATCGACCGTTTGGATGCGGTGGTGCTGGGGATTCGCGTTCGTTCCGAGTATCAGATCGGTCCCTGGAATCGCGATGTCACCGGGCGATTGGCTGAATTTGAATCCTCTCTTCCGCCAGGAATCGGCATCGACAAACTGTTCGACCAGAACGACTACGTCGACAAACGCTTGGCAGGTCTCGGCCAGAATCTGTTGTTGGGTTGTCTGGCCGTCTTTTTGATCACCTTTTTGATGATGGGCTTGAGGAACGCGCTGGTCGTCTCCTTTTCGCTCCCGCTGTCGTCGATGATGGTTCTGGCTGGAATGCGTCTTTTGGAGATTCCGATCCACCAGATTTCGATCACCGGGTTGATCATCTCGCTCGGCCTGTTGATCGACAATGCGATCGTCGTGGTCGACGAAACCAGTCATCGGATTCGCGCGGGCTCCGCTCCAGCCGATGCCGTCGCCGCCGCAGTCAAACATCTGTTGGTGCCGTTGTTTGGTTCGACGCTGACGACCGCGCTGTCGTTTGCCCCGATCGCCATCATGCGCGGCCCCGATGGCGAATTTGTGGGAGCGATTGGTGTCAGCGTGATCCTCGCGATCGCCAGTTCCTTCCTGTTGGCGGTGACGATCATTCCCGCGCTGGCAGCGATGGGACGAGTTCGGCCAGACAGGTCGCATTGGTTTGCATGGTTCGATCGCGGGCTGACGATCAAACCATTGGCTGCTGCCTATCGCTCGCTGTTACAGATGTCGCTTGCCGTGCCAGCGCTAGGAATCGCGTTGGGCTTGGTCGCTCCGATTCTGGGATTTTTGATGGTCGGAAGCTTGCCGATCCAATTTTTCCCGCCGGCCGATCGCGATCAGGTCTACATCGATCTGGAATTGAACGCCCATGCTTCGATCCACAACACGCGCGACACCGCGCGTCGTTTGACCGAGACGCTGACCGCGCATCCGGCGGTCGACGCAGTCCATTGGTTCTTGGGCGAATCCGCTCCCACGTTCTACTACAACGTCGTTCGCAGCCGACGGAACCTGCCTTCGTATGGACAAGCGATCGTCAAGCTTCGCACGGACGTTGCCACTCCCGAGATCATCCACGACTTGCAAGCGTTGGTCGACAATCGCTGCCCATTTGCTCGCGTCTTGGTCCGCCAGTTGGAACAGGGGGCCGGCTTCGATGCGCCGGTCGAGGTCCGCGTCCTGGGCCCCGATCTCGATCAACTGCGTCGCTTGGGAACCGAGTTCCGCGACCTGCTGGTCTCGACGCCGGGCGTGATTCACAGCCGTGTGCAGTTGGACGAAGCGGTTCCCAAGGTGGCGTTTTCGATCGACGAAGCCGAAGCGCGAATCGCGGGGCTCAGCCACGAAGCGATTGCCAATCAATTGCAGACCACGCTCGAAGGGAGCACCGGGGGGGCGGTCGTCGAAACGACCGAGCAGTTGCCGGTCCGCGTCCGCGCGGGGAATAAGCGCCGTTCCAGCATGTCCGAGATCGCGTCGATCAATCTGCTGGCTTCCCAACCGGGCCGCAGCGGGTCGTCGATTCCGATCTCCGCGATCGCCACGATTGGCTTAGAAGCCGACAGTGCCGAGATCCCGCGACTCGATGGCCAGCGCATGAACGAGATCCAAGGCTTCATCCCCGCGGGCATGCTGCCTTCGACAGTCATCGACGATTTCAAACGCAGGATCGCAACGGCCAACATTCCATTGCCCGTGGGGTACAGCATTTCGTTCGGGGGTGAAGAGAAGACTCGCAATACCGCCGTCGACAACCTGATGGCCAGCGTCGTGGTGATCGTCGTGATGATGGTCGCAGCGATGGTGTTGACCTTCGGGTCGTTTCGGTTGGCGGCGTTGATCTTTGTTGTCGCCGGTCTCTCGTTTGGCATCAGCCATCTTGCCGTCTGGATTTCCGGATATCCCTTTGGGTTCATGGCGATCGTCGGCACGATGGGTTTGGTCGGCGTTGCGATCAACGATTCGATCGTCGTCCTGGCAGCGATCCGTCGAGAGCCCACGGCGCGAACCGGCGACCTCGACGCGTTGGTCGATGTCGTGATGCGATCGACGCGGCATGTGACCGCAACCACGCTAACCACCATCGCTGGCTTTACTCCCCTGTTTTTGGCGGGGGGCGGTTTCTGGCCGCCGTTGGCGATCACGATCGCTGGCGGTGTCGGTGGTGCGACCCTGATCGCATTGTTTTTTGTCCCCGCAGTTTATGTCTTGATCGCAGCGGCTCAAGAGCAGCCTGAGATCAGCCCGTCCATTGAAGCAACATGA
- a CDS encoding efflux RND transporter periplasmic adaptor subunit, producing MNVQEAPYRAPLTTAGRRRGGGIQVALATMLLVAVAIGVGLAASSMQHSDHPAPDRSPGESSRPHTAGGSASTLPVETMQVQRVESYARERTFTGIIKPARQSELSFERQGEVVEVSADLGDRVEKGQPLARIGDRRLKVKRLGLEAQHREALAVLAELEAGPRKESIAAQRATVQDLAAQVDAADQMAKRRQRLLLASASSREEAEQAAFSLTAVEARLQSAQKVLDELTAGTRQERLDAQKAIVAQFDASIQDVDIEIEKSQIVAPYDAFVTERSVDEGSIAQPGSTIFRIIEDASLEVWVGVPTAIAASIQTGETLPVIVRKQSFDATVRSRIADLDHQTLTQTIVLTLDDVSPQQIVPGEVARLAFTQEIPVDGFWIPLAAISRGGQGLWSVLAVVGDGDETTTTERRDVDLIETQGERALVRGTLETGDWIVSSGTHRLTTKQAIRVPEPTDEVDESATAPATEPASQDVMSPAEKPPEPLDLVPTPRSDRPIASLAPTAS from the coding sequence ATGAACGTACAAGAGGCACCCTATCGAGCGCCGCTTACGACCGCTGGACGTCGTCGCGGGGGAGGAATCCAGGTTGCCTTGGCGACGATGTTGTTGGTCGCCGTGGCGATCGGCGTCGGGCTCGCCGCGTCGTCGATGCAGCATTCCGATCATCCGGCGCCCGACCGAAGCCCGGGCGAGAGCTCGCGACCGCACACAGCGGGTGGAAGCGCGTCGACGTTGCCGGTCGAAACGATGCAGGTTCAACGCGTGGAGAGCTACGCTCGCGAGCGAACGTTCACCGGAATCATCAAACCGGCGCGTCAGAGCGAGCTGAGTTTTGAACGCCAGGGAGAGGTCGTTGAAGTCTCCGCGGATCTGGGAGATCGGGTCGAAAAGGGGCAGCCTTTGGCGCGGATCGGCGATCGTCGACTAAAGGTCAAACGGCTGGGGCTCGAGGCGCAGCACCGCGAAGCGCTGGCGGTCCTTGCCGAACTGGAAGCCGGGCCGCGCAAGGAATCGATCGCGGCTCAGCGTGCGACAGTTCAAGACCTTGCCGCCCAGGTCGACGCCGCCGACCAAATGGCCAAGCGGCGGCAGCGGTTGTTGCTAGCCAGCGCTTCGTCGCGCGAAGAAGCCGAGCAGGCGGCCTTTTCATTGACGGCGGTGGAAGCTCGATTGCAATCGGCTCAGAAGGTACTCGATGAATTGACAGCTGGTACGCGTCAGGAACGGTTGGACGCTCAGAAGGCGATCGTGGCCCAGTTCGACGCGTCGATTCAAGATGTTGATATCGAAATCGAAAAGAGCCAGATAGTCGCTCCGTACGATGCGTTTGTCACCGAGCGATCGGTCGACGAGGGATCGATCGCCCAGCCGGGGTCGACGATCTTCCGGATCATCGAAGACGCATCGCTGGAAGTTTGGGTCGGTGTTCCGACAGCGATCGCCGCATCGATCCAAACGGGCGAAACATTGCCGGTGATCGTTCGCAAGCAATCGTTCGATGCGACGGTCCGATCGCGGATCGCGGACCTGGATCATCAAACGCTCACCCAAACCATCGTCTTGACGCTCGACGACGTCTCGCCGCAGCAGATTGTTCCGGGCGAAGTCGCTCGGTTGGCGTTCACTCAAGAGATTCCGGTCGATGGTTTTTGGATCCCGTTGGCCGCGATCTCGCGCGGCGGCCAGGGACTGTGGTCGGTTCTCGCAGTCGTCGGCGATGGCGATGAAACGACCACGACGGAGCGACGCGATGTCGATCTGATCGAAACGCAAGGCGAACGGGCGCTGGTCCGCGGGACGCTCGAAACCGGCGACTGGATCGTCTCCAGCGGAACGCATCGGCTGACGACCAAGCAAGCGATCCGCGTTCCCGAACCGACCGACGAAGTCGACGAATCCGCGACTGCCCCCGCGACCGAACCCGCGTCGCAGGATGTGATGTCGCCCGCCGAAAAACCTCCCGAACCATTGGACCTCGTCCCCACGCCACGCTCGGATCGCCCGATTGCTTCGCTCGCCCCAACCGCCAGCTAA
- a CDS encoding efflux transporter outer membrane subunit, whose product MLSNEPKRPIAAAACPLGGRIRAVGLAAWSIAWLLSLGGCGYLAQWKTNGHMVGPDHVAPTAAVAEHWIDFNNPKLISSQNGVDDENWWRMFRDPEIEQIVSAANSNYLPLRIAMLRIQEARLQRAIAVGNLLPQSQEFFAEFQRIQNSDNGNQIGIADLGNTFDLYQFGFNANWELDVWGRLRRQIESEGAKVQGTIEDRRDVKLSLVSDAIAAYIEIRTNQDRLVFAHANIEAQQKTLELAESRFKNGSVSKLDVTQARANLEATRAAIPELERSLRVANNQLCVLLGLSPRDLIAQMGWAGVPTTPDAIMVGMPVDLLRRRPDIRSAERAIAAQSAQIGVAAADLFPTFSLRGTINWQSFNFPDLFESASNAGAIIPGVRWNLLNYGRLMNNVQIQETRLERTIVEYRQTVLRAGSEVEDAMIRFVKAREQIASRERAVAATAESIEIATLQYEEGTVEFDRVNELRKDLVRQQDLLALARGEAALGIVAIYRTLGGGWGSADQAIGNCAPAPTIQAEPAPPIRSIPSQESKPPLTANRSPQVIVRTIGILTPLPSSPYQPLEAIQPSSLGAAKSRRQAESSTSPGSHR is encoded by the coding sequence ATGCTGTCGAACGAACCGAAACGCCCGATCGCTGCCGCTGCCTGCCCGTTGGGCGGGCGGATCCGCGCGGTCGGTCTGGCGGCTTGGTCGATCGCTTGGCTGCTCTCGCTGGGAGGCTGCGGCTACCTGGCTCAATGGAAAACCAACGGGCACATGGTCGGCCCCGATCATGTCGCTCCCACTGCCGCGGTCGCCGAGCATTGGATCGATTTCAACAATCCCAAGCTGATCAGTTCGCAAAATGGTGTCGACGATGAGAACTGGTGGAGGATGTTCCGCGATCCGGAGATCGAGCAGATCGTTTCGGCCGCCAACAGCAACTATCTGCCATTGCGGATCGCGATGCTGCGAATCCAAGAGGCCCGATTGCAGCGGGCGATTGCGGTGGGCAATCTTCTGCCGCAATCGCAGGAGTTTTTCGCGGAGTTCCAGCGGATTCAAAACAGTGACAACGGGAACCAGATCGGAATCGCCGATCTCGGCAATACGTTCGACCTCTATCAATTTGGCTTCAACGCCAACTGGGAACTGGATGTTTGGGGGCGTTTGCGGCGTCAGATCGAATCCGAAGGAGCCAAGGTGCAGGGGACGATCGAAGACCGCCGCGACGTGAAGTTGTCGTTGGTCTCCGACGCGATTGCGGCTTACATCGAGATCCGCACCAACCAAGATCGCCTCGTTTTCGCTCATGCCAATATCGAAGCTCAGCAGAAAACATTGGAGCTGGCCGAATCGCGATTCAAGAACGGTTCGGTCTCCAAGCTGGATGTCACGCAGGCGCGGGCCAATCTTGAAGCGACACGGGCCGCGATCCCCGAACTGGAACGGAGTCTACGCGTTGCGAACAACCAACTGTGTGTTCTGCTGGGTCTTTCCCCACGCGATCTGATCGCGCAGATGGGGTGGGCCGGCGTCCCGACGACTCCCGATGCGATCATGGTCGGAATGCCAGTCGATCTGCTGCGTCGGCGTCCCGACATTCGCAGCGCCGAGCGGGCGATCGCGGCGCAAAGTGCGCAGATCGGCGTCGCCGCAGCCGATCTGTTTCCCACGTTTTCGCTGCGTGGGACCATCAATTGGCAATCATTCAATTTTCCCGACCTGTTCGAATCGGCATCGAACGCCGGAGCGATCATCCCCGGCGTTCGTTGGAACCTGTTGAACTATGGACGGCTGATGAACAACGTCCAGATCCAGGAGACGCGGTTGGAGCGGACGATCGTCGAATACCGCCAAACCGTTTTGCGAGCGGGAAGCGAGGTCGAGGATGCGATGATCCGATTCGTCAAAGCACGCGAGCAGATCGCGAGTCGCGAGCGAGCGGTTGCGGCGACCGCTGAATCGATCGAAATCGCCACGCTGCAATACGAAGAGGGGACGGTTGAATTCGATCGTGTCAACGAATTGCGTAAAGACCTCGTTCGCCAGCAAGATCTGCTGGCCCTGGCTCGTGGCGAAGCGGCACTTGGGATCGTCGCGATCTACCGAACGCTCGGCGGCGGTTGGGGCTCGGCGGATCAAGCGATCGGCAACTGCGCTCCCGCGCCAACCATCCAAGCAGAGCCGGCGCCGCCCATCCGTTCCATCCCTTCGCAGGAATCCAAACCGCCGCTCACCGCCAACCGCTCGCCGCAGGTGATCGTACGCACGATCGGCATCCTAACGCCTCTCCCCAGCAGCCCTTATCAGCCGCTCGAGGCGATCCAACCGAGCTCTCTTGGCGCGGCAAAATCGCGGCGACAGGCTGAAAGCTCCACGTCTCCGGGGAGCCATCGGTAA
- a CDS encoding DUF1559 domain-containing protein yields the protein MSSKDLRSRAGFTLVELLVVIAIIGILVGLLLPAVQSAREAARRMSCSNQLKQVTLATHNFHDTFLELPYATRDRLEGDDGSTWATGHIQILPFLESDAIASRWDPEEPRNSTVDTDGDGWTNDMLKKEIIPTYMCPSMVMPSAPLTGERAPMSYLYCAGTADASMLHYAAYYALPEPTYDGAIVPVMTYLASGSTPTPSHRNPTKFRDMLDGTSNTFLMGETDFMPKGVPSTSYGGVWAYGYAGYSWGTTYHPFNRHDWTSTVYGAFRSQHPGGGQFSLVDGSVRFLSESVDNDVYQAISTRAGGEVATLP from the coding sequence ATGTCCTCAAAGGACCTCCGTAGCCGCGCTGGCTTTACGCTTGTTGAGTTGTTAGTTGTGATCGCCATCATCGGCATCCTGGTCGGGCTTCTGCTGCCCGCAGTCCAGTCGGCTCGCGAAGCGGCCCGGCGGATGTCGTGCAGCAACCAGCTGAAACAGGTCACCCTGGCAACTCACAATTTTCACGACACCTTCCTCGAACTCCCCTATGCGACGCGTGATCGATTGGAGGGAGACGATGGCAGCACCTGGGCGACCGGGCACATCCAAATTCTGCCGTTTTTGGAGAGCGACGCGATCGCAAGCCGCTGGGATCCCGAAGAACCTCGCAACAGCACAGTCGATACCGATGGGGATGGATGGACCAACGACATGCTGAAGAAAGAGATCATCCCAACGTATATGTGCCCTTCGATGGTCATGCCCAGCGCACCGCTGACCGGCGAGCGTGCTCCGATGAGCTACTTGTATTGCGCGGGTACGGCGGATGCCAGCATGTTGCACTATGCCGCTTACTACGCTCTTCCCGAACCAACCTACGACGGAGCGATCGTTCCCGTGATGACATATCTTGCGTCGGGATCAACGCCTACGCCAAGCCACCGCAATCCTACAAAGTTCCGCGACATGCTCGATGGAACGTCGAACACCTTTTTGATGGGTGAAACCGACTTCATGCCCAAAGGCGTGCCATCGACGTCGTATGGAGGCGTTTGGGCCTACGGTTACGCTGGCTACTCATGGGGCACAACGTACCATCCGTTCAACCGACACGACTGGACGTCGACGGTTTACGGTGCCTTCCGCAGCCAGCATCCCGGCGGCGGACAATTCTCGCTAGTCGATGGATCGGTGCGGTTTCTTTCGGAATCGGTGGACAACGATGTCTACCAAGCTATTTCCACGCGAGCTGGCGGTGAAGTCGCCACGCTTCCGTAG
- a CDS encoding DUF3386 family protein, whose translation MNRIYFLHLIAATTLVAASVGRAEESQTATAKPAVTATDKTARDAMQAAHDARLAWIDFPGFTADVRVQTDGVAHSGSILVTDDFDYELSISDDAIQPWVNSKLRSVIGHRRPGSAATEVKLAESGASADFGLFVARLDGSGTFRIQDGLIREVHRKNDSRWFEITNVEFFDAGEGKVLPETSSVTYRDPKTGDITKNVVNRFTWTSVGDFLLPEGCLTIETSADGGRQTRQLQFTNHKLSQNAPPQKTKLLSSSKLHRPLPESLTSFGAAVVGEYLYVFSGHSGDAHGFGKDLLVEHFRRIKFDDPAAQWEELAMHQSAQSTALVTDGKYIYRVGGLSFLTGETESEAIFNSTDHFARYDIEADKWTDLAKLPEPRSSLDAAVVDRKVYAVGGWNLQGKDGSRDAPWNETVSVFDLDQPDAGWKTIDGPGYKLRAASVAEHDGKLYVLGGISPGGFLRKTSVYDPSTSTWSEGPEMVGDSPMTGFATSTFAVGGHLYSTGASGVVYRLKSDGQAWENADRLLYPRMFLRLLPVGEDRLIALGGTGASGAGRLSVVESLRVDPNKQPGEKLVSWTVPYAGKAKHSQALVLDGTTLYAMGGNASRKPHDFSREAFVAEAFAFDIANQSVTALPEMPFAVQSGAGVVNRQTSEHKTIVVAGGMNFGEKEFHSIDSVLQFDPEAKKWSVAETKLPVPRAMADAVAHDDALWLFGGSDAGGDQGLARSVLHWWGDQSAIAALPEVELPHPRRSFGGAKIGNEYFLIGGLGDGTGIESTVDVFDMQQRTWRTAPSPSTSRVFPSVCVDGKKIYLFGGFSNDEGHFAPCSKLEVYDSETDSWSTLAESLEGVDASMNLFNMSGRLLFFGIDRNNDELAQFHLYDPNPAAVPEKFAAMGFGGRRGGNEASKNAKMLMRKDVDKDGKLSREELGKRMADFAAAADTDGDQLISFTEAKAKMEADAAAEKEAAAESAPKTEKKNDKEPKRAKGKKSKAATGSGEAAQAKADALQRDADAAQRKADQAQRDADKLRRSAS comes from the coding sequence ATGAACCGAATCTACTTTCTGCACCTGATCGCTGCGACAACCCTTGTTGCAGCGTCTGTCGGACGCGCCGAAGAGAGCCAAACGGCGACCGCCAAACCGGCAGTGACCGCAACCGACAAAACCGCTCGCGATGCCATGCAAGCCGCTCACGACGCGCGGTTGGCCTGGATCGACTTTCCCGGCTTCACCGCCGACGTCCGCGTGCAAACCGATGGCGTCGCGCACTCCGGATCGATCCTCGTCACCGACGACTTCGATTACGAACTGTCGATCTCCGACGACGCGATCCAACCCTGGGTGAATTCCAAGCTGCGTTCGGTGATCGGGCATCGCCGCCCTGGTAGCGCGGCGACCGAAGTGAAACTTGCCGAAAGCGGAGCTTCGGCAGATTTTGGACTCTTCGTCGCCCGGCTCGATGGCAGCGGCACGTTCCGTATCCAGGACGGTTTGATCCGCGAGGTGCACCGCAAAAACGATTCGCGTTGGTTTGAGATCACCAATGTCGAGTTCTTCGACGCGGGCGAGGGCAAGGTCTTGCCCGAGACGTCATCGGTGACTTACCGCGATCCCAAGACGGGAGACATCACGAAAAACGTCGTCAATCGATTCACCTGGACCTCGGTCGGCGACTTCCTGTTGCCCGAGGGCTGCCTGACGATCGAAACATCGGCCGACGGCGGTCGTCAAACTCGCCAGCTGCAATTCACCAACCACAAGCTTTCGCAAAACGCTCCACCGCAAAAAACGAAGCTTCTGTCGAGCTCAAAACTGCACCGCCCGCTCCCCGAATCGCTCACCAGTTTTGGTGCCGCCGTGGTGGGAGAGTATCTGTACGTCTTCAGCGGTCACAGCGGCGACGCGCACGGCTTCGGAAAAGATCTGTTGGTCGAACATTTTCGCCGGATCAAATTCGATGATCCTGCGGCGCAGTGGGAAGAACTTGCGATGCACCAATCGGCTCAAAGCACCGCTTTGGTGACCGACGGAAAATACATCTACCGTGTAGGCGGTCTCTCCTTTTTGACAGGGGAAACGGAATCCGAAGCGATCTTCAACTCGACCGACCACTTCGCTCGCTATGACATCGAAGCGGATAAGTGGACCGATCTGGCAAAGCTGCCCGAACCGCGTTCCTCGCTGGATGCGGCGGTCGTCGATCGCAAGGTCTATGCCGTTGGCGGATGGAATCTGCAAGGAAAAGACGGTTCGCGCGATGCCCCTTGGAATGAAACGGTCAGCGTCTTCGATCTCGATCAACCCGACGCGGGTTGGAAAACGATCGATGGCCCCGGTTACAAGCTGCGTGCCGCATCGGTCGCCGAGCACGACGGCAAGCTGTACGTCTTGGGAGGCATCAGCCCCGGCGGGTTCCTTCGCAAAACGTCGGTCTACGATCCGTCGACAAGCACGTGGTCGGAGGGCCCTGAAATGGTTGGCGACAGCCCGATGACAGGATTTGCCACGAGCACCTTTGCCGTCGGCGGGCACCTCTACTCCACCGGCGCTTCGGGCGTGGTCTACCGCTTGAAGAGCGACGGACAAGCGTGGGAGAACGCCGATCGATTGCTGTATCCTCGGATGTTCCTGCGTTTGTTGCCCGTGGGCGAAGATCGCTTGATCGCGTTAGGCGGAACGGGAGCGTCCGGCGCCGGGCGACTGTCCGTCGTCGAATCGCTGCGAGTCGATCCCAACAAGCAACCAGGCGAGAAATTGGTCTCCTGGACTGTTCCTTATGCGGGCAAGGCAAAACACAGCCAAGCATTGGTGCTCGACGGAACGACTCTCTACGCGATGGGAGGCAACGCCAGTCGCAAGCCGCACGATTTCAGTCGAGAGGCCTTTGTCGCCGAAGCCTTTGCGTTTGACATCGCCAACCAATCGGTGACGGCATTGCCCGAGATGCCCTTCGCCGTGCAAAGCGGTGCCGGCGTGGTCAACCGCCAGACCAGCGAACACAAGACGATCGTCGTCGCTGGCGGGATGAACTTTGGCGAAAAGGAATTCCATTCGATCGACTCGGTTCTGCAGTTTGATCCCGAGGCGAAAAAGTGGTCGGTTGCCGAAACCAAACTGCCCGTGCCGCGAGCGATGGCCGATGCGGTCGCTCACGACGACGCCCTCTGGTTGTTTGGCGGCAGCGATGCCGGTGGCGACCAAGGGCTTGCCCGAAGCGTGTTGCATTGGTGGGGCGACCAGTCGGCGATCGCGGCATTGCCGGAGGTTGAGTTGCCACACCCTCGCCGTTCGTTTGGCGGTGCCAAGATCGGCAACGAATATTTCCTGATCGGTGGCCTGGGCGATGGAACGGGGATCGAATCGACCGTCGACGTCTTCGATATGCAGCAGCGAACGTGGCGAACCGCCCCATCCCCTTCGACCTCGCGCGTCTTCCCGAGCGTCTGCGTCGACGGAAAGAAGATCTATCTGTTTGGTGGCTTTAGCAACGACGAAGGTCACTTCGCTCCATGCTCGAAGCTGGAGGTTTACGACAGCGAAACCGACTCCTGGAGCACGCTGGCCGAATCGTTGGAGGGTGTCGATGCATCGATGAACCTGTTCAACATGAGCGGCCGATTGTTGTTCTTCGGGATCGACCGCAACAACGACGAATTGGCTCAGTTCCATCTCTACGACCCCAACCCCGCCGCGGTCCCTGAAAAATTTGCGGCGATGGGGTTTGGCGGTCGTCGCGGCGGCAACGAGGCATCGAAAAATGCCAAGATGCTGATGCGAAAAGATGTCGACAAAGACGGCAAGCTGAGCCGCGAAGAGCTTGGCAAACGGATGGCTGACTTTGCTGCCGCAGCGGATACCGACGGCGATCAATTGATCAGCTTCACCGAAGCGAAAGCGAAGATGGAAGCCGACGCAGCGGCTGAAAAAGAGGCTGCGGCGGAGTCGGCTCCGAAGACGGAGAAGAAGAACGACAAGGAGCCTAAACGGGCGAAGGGAAAGAAGTCGAAAGCGGCCACTGGTTCTGGCGAAGCGGCCCAAGCCAAAGCCGACGCGTTGCAACGCGACGCCGACGCGGCTCAGCGAAAAGCGGACCAAGCCCAACGCGACGCCGATAAGCTGCGACGTTCCGCGTCCTAG